One stretch of Micromonospora echinospora DNA includes these proteins:
- the efeU gene encoding iron uptake transporter permease EfeU: MFATYLIGLREGLEATLVVSILVAFLVKSQRRDRLPQVWAGVGLAVALSVGFGSLIQYTSTSLLRTYESREMFEAVTSIAAVVFVTWMIFWMRRAARTIAGELRGKLTDALAVGSLAVAGMAFLAVIREGLETALIFYAAAESVAGGTGPGSLLALAGGVATAVVIGFLLYRSAVRINLSRFFTWTGALLILVAAGILKYGVHDFQEAGVLPGLNDLAFDISTTLDPNTWYGALLAGMFNITAAPTVLELIAWVAYAVPVLVLFLRKPAQPAKPARPAEPAADTPTAPADVAAVPSPRA; encoded by the coding sequence ATGTTCGCCACGTACCTGATCGGCCTGCGCGAAGGCCTGGAAGCGACACTTGTGGTCAGCATCCTCGTCGCGTTCCTCGTGAAGTCGCAGCGGCGGGACCGGCTGCCGCAGGTCTGGGCCGGCGTCGGCCTGGCCGTGGCGCTCTCCGTCGGCTTCGGCTCCCTCATCCAGTACACCTCGACCTCGCTGCTGCGCACGTACGAGTCGCGCGAGATGTTCGAGGCGGTCACCTCGATCGCCGCAGTGGTCTTCGTGACCTGGATGATCTTCTGGATGCGCCGGGCCGCCCGCACCATCGCGGGCGAGTTGCGCGGCAAGCTCACCGACGCGCTCGCGGTCGGCTCCCTGGCGGTCGCCGGCATGGCGTTCCTCGCGGTGATCCGGGAGGGCCTGGAGACCGCGCTCATCTTCTACGCCGCAGCGGAGAGCGTGGCCGGCGGCACCGGGCCCGGTTCGCTGCTCGCCCTGGCCGGTGGCGTGGCCACCGCAGTGGTGATCGGATTCCTGCTCTACCGCAGCGCGGTCCGGATCAACCTGAGCCGGTTCTTCACCTGGACCGGGGCGCTGCTCATCCTGGTGGCCGCCGGCATCCTGAAGTACGGCGTGCACGACTTCCAGGAGGCGGGCGTCCTGCCCGGCCTGAACGACCTGGCCTTCGACATCTCCACCACGCTGGACCCGAACACCTGGTACGGCGCGCTGCTCGCCGGCATGTTCAACATCACCGCCGCGCCGACAGTGCTGGAGCTGATCGCCTGGGTCGCGTACGCGGTGCCGGTGCTCGTGCTCTTCCTGCGCAAGCCGGCCCAGCCCGCGAAGCCGGCCCGGCCCGCCGAGCCCGCAGCCGACACGCCCACCGCGCCGGCCGACGTCGCCGCTGTTCCGTCCCCCCGCGCCTGA
- the efeO gene encoding iron uptake system protein EfeO — MRTTRFVAPAAAGLLAVAGLAGCGGGDDADATGGGPIAVKATDTVCEVGDTEIDAGQVTFKVTNSGSKVNEFYVYAAGDRVMGEVENIAPGLSRELRVELSAGTYETACKPGMSGRGIRGALKVSGTAATVAPDAALTQATESYQRYVRSQTAALLTKTEEFVAAVKANDVAKAKALYPVARTYWERIEPVAESFGDLDPKIDGREEVVEEGMEFTGFHRIEKDLWTTGDVSSDGAIADQLLVDVKAIVAKADAEKLTPLQLANGAKALLDEVASGKITGEEERYSHTDLWDFNANLEGSKAAIAALRPALEQRAPDLVKQLDGEFANVETTLGRHRAGDGWKLHTQLTKTELKELSDAVNALAEPVSKVAAAVAR, encoded by the coding sequence ATGCGTACCACTCGATTCGTCGCGCCCGCCGCCGCCGGGCTGCTCGCGGTCGCCGGACTGGCCGGCTGCGGGGGCGGTGACGACGCCGACGCCACGGGCGGCGGGCCGATCGCGGTCAAGGCCACCGACACCGTCTGCGAGGTCGGCGACACCGAGATCGACGCCGGTCAGGTCACGTTCAAGGTGACGAACAGCGGCTCCAAGGTCAACGAGTTCTACGTCTACGCCGCCGGGGACCGGGTGATGGGCGAGGTGGAGAACATCGCCCCCGGGCTCAGCCGCGAGCTGCGCGTCGAGCTGTCCGCCGGCACGTACGAGACGGCCTGCAAGCCCGGGATGAGCGGCCGGGGCATCCGGGGCGCGCTGAAGGTCAGCGGCACCGCCGCGACTGTCGCCCCGGACGCCGCGCTGACCCAGGCCACCGAGAGCTACCAGCGGTACGTGCGCAGCCAGACCGCCGCGCTGCTGACGAAGACCGAGGAGTTCGTGGCAGCGGTCAAGGCGAACGACGTGGCGAAGGCCAAGGCGCTCTACCCGGTGGCCCGCACCTACTGGGAGCGGATCGAGCCGGTCGCGGAGAGCTTCGGCGACCTCGACCCGAAGATCGACGGCCGCGAGGAGGTGGTCGAGGAGGGTATGGAGTTCACCGGCTTCCACCGGATCGAGAAGGACCTCTGGACCACCGGCGACGTCAGCTCCGACGGCGCGATCGCCGACCAGCTCCTGGTCGACGTCAAGGCGATCGTGGCCAAGGCGGACGCCGAGAAGCTCACCCCGCTCCAACTCGCCAACGGTGCCAAGGCGCTGCTCGACGAGGTCGCCAGCGGCAAGATCACCGGTGAGGAGGAGCGGTACTCGCACACCGACCTCTGGGACTTCAACGCCAACCTGGAGGGCTCCAAGGCGGCGATCGCCGCGCTGCGCCCGGCCCTGGAGCAGCGCGCGCCCGACCTCGTCAAGCAGCTCGACGGCGAGTTCGCGAACGTGGAGACCACGCTCGGGCGGCACCGGGCCGGCGACGGCTGGAAGCTGCACACCCAGCTCACGAAGACCGAGCTGAAGGAGCTGTCGGACGCGGTGAACGCCCTGGCCGAGCCGGTCAGCAAGGTCGCGGCGGCAGTCGCGCGATGA
- the efeB gene encoding iron uptake transporter deferrochelatase/peroxidase subunit produces the protein MTGPADGDATSEPNTQRSGRGVSRRRAITLAGVGVAGVAGVAGGAGALLAGGNEASATGSAAGSVPFLGEHQAGITTPAQDRLHFVAFDVVTKDRDRLVAMLQEWTAAAARMTAGKDAGVIGAVGGMPEAPPDDTGEALGLPPSQLTITVGFGTTLFRDAQGRDRFGIAARRPAALADLPHFAGDALKPELSGGDICVQACANDPQVAVHAIRNLARIGMGVVSVRWSQLGFGRTSSTSRDQATPRNLFGFKDGTANLKAEDAGLLRDQLWVQPGDGPDWMTGGSYLVTRKIRMLIETWDRSPLAEQEMIVGRTKGSGAPLGRRDEFDEPDFAAKGDDGEPLIADTAHVRLAHPDTNGGARLLRRGYNFVDGSDGLGRLDAGLFFIAYQRDPRRQFVPIQTRLARNDAMNEYLRHVSSGLFACPPGLRDAADWWGRTLFS, from the coding sequence ATGACCGGCCCGGCCGACGGTGACGCCACGAGCGAGCCGAACACGCAGCGCTCCGGCCGGGGCGTCTCCCGCCGCCGGGCGATCACTCTGGCCGGCGTCGGCGTGGCCGGAGTCGCCGGGGTGGCGGGCGGCGCGGGCGCGCTGCTCGCCGGCGGGAACGAGGCGTCGGCGACCGGATCGGCCGCCGGTTCCGTGCCGTTCCTCGGCGAGCACCAGGCCGGCATCACCACCCCGGCCCAGGACCGGCTGCACTTCGTCGCGTTCGACGTGGTCACGAAGGACCGGGACCGGCTGGTCGCGATGCTCCAGGAGTGGACCGCCGCGGCGGCCCGGATGACCGCCGGCAAGGACGCCGGGGTGATCGGCGCGGTCGGCGGCATGCCCGAGGCCCCGCCGGACGACACCGGCGAGGCGCTCGGACTGCCCCCGTCGCAGCTCACCATCACCGTGGGCTTCGGGACGACGCTGTTCCGCGACGCGCAGGGCCGGGACCGCTTCGGCATCGCGGCCCGGCGTCCGGCCGCCCTGGCCGACCTGCCGCACTTCGCCGGGGACGCGCTGAAGCCGGAACTGTCCGGCGGGGACATCTGCGTCCAGGCGTGCGCCAACGACCCGCAGGTCGCGGTGCACGCCATCCGCAACCTCGCCCGGATCGGCATGGGTGTGGTGAGCGTCCGCTGGTCGCAGCTCGGCTTCGGGCGTACCTCGTCGACGTCGCGGGACCAGGCCACGCCGCGCAACCTGTTCGGCTTCAAGGACGGCACCGCCAACCTCAAGGCCGAGGACGCCGGCCTGCTGCGCGACCAGCTCTGGGTGCAGCCCGGCGACGGCCCGGACTGGATGACCGGCGGCTCCTACCTGGTCACCCGGAAGATCCGGATGCTGATCGAGACGTGGGACCGCAGCCCGCTGGCCGAACAGGAGATGATCGTCGGCCGGACCAAGGGCAGCGGCGCCCCGCTCGGCCGCCGGGACGAGTTCGACGAGCCGGACTTCGCCGCGAAGGGCGACGACGGCGAGCCGCTCATCGCCGACACCGCGCACGTGCGGCTGGCCCACCCGGACACCAACGGCGGGGCGCGCCTGCTGCGCCGCGGCTACAACTTCGTGGACGGCTCGGACGGGCTGGGCCGGCTCGACGCCGGGCTGTTCTTCATCGCCTACCAGCGCGACCCGCGCCGCCAGTTCGTGCCGATCCAGACCCGGCTGGCCCGCAACGACGCGATGAACGAGTACCTGCGGCACGTCTCCAGCGGCCTGTTCGCCTGCCCGCCGGGCCTCCGCGACGCGGCCGACTGGTGGGGGCGCACGCTGTTCTCCTGA
- a CDS encoding RDD family protein yields the protein MRAQPPPPPRWADAGLVSGEAVELDVRAARLGSRVLALLIDAVIQLVLALVLGVVLGMVALALFGDFLDAALAGALQIVLLVLVLIGYPVVMERFAGGRTVGKLAVGLRVVRADGGPVGVGQSLTRALVGVAVEWPGLVLPLLSWAASVTVMLTDPRGRRLGDLVAGTLVVHTRGAALWRPLPPAAPPLLAWAGTLDLTRLDDGLALAVRQYLDRLPQLAEPERLRLGRGLWTEVAAVTSPPPPWAAPDWAYLSAVLAERGRRAAHRLGRSRAVAATLWPELVPAPAVVPFAAGPDPAGPGAGRLRPAAPQVAPDPVRR from the coding sequence GTGCGCGCGCAACCTCCCCCACCGCCCCGATGGGCCGACGCCGGTCTGGTCAGCGGCGAGGCGGTGGAGCTGGACGTCCGGGCGGCCCGGCTGGGCTCCCGGGTGCTGGCGCTGCTGATCGACGCGGTGATCCAGCTCGTCCTGGCGCTCGTGCTCGGCGTGGTGCTGGGGATGGTGGCGCTCGCCCTGTTCGGGGACTTCCTCGACGCCGCCCTGGCCGGCGCGCTCCAGATCGTGCTCCTGGTGCTGGTGCTGATCGGCTACCCGGTGGTGATGGAACGTTTCGCCGGTGGCCGGACGGTGGGCAAGCTGGCCGTCGGGCTGCGGGTGGTCCGGGCCGACGGCGGCCCGGTGGGGGTGGGCCAGTCGCTGACCCGGGCGCTCGTCGGCGTTGCGGTGGAGTGGCCCGGGCTGGTGTTGCCGCTGCTGAGCTGGGCGGCGAGCGTCACGGTGATGCTCACCGACCCGCGCGGACGCCGGCTGGGCGACCTGGTCGCCGGCACGCTCGTGGTGCACACCCGGGGCGCCGCGCTGTGGCGGCCGCTGCCGCCTGCCGCGCCGCCGCTGCTGGCCTGGGCCGGCACGCTCGACCTGACCCGTCTCGACGACGGGCTGGCGCTGGCCGTCCGGCAGTACCTGGACCGGCTGCCCCAGCTCGCCGAACCGGAGCGGCTCCGGCTGGGCCGGGGGTTGTGGACGGAGGTCGCGGCGGTCACCTCGCCGCCTCCGCCGTGGGCCGCGCCGGACTGGGCGTACCTGTCGGCGGTGCTCGCCGAGCGGGGGCGACGGGCGGCGCACCGGCTGGGCCGCAGCCGGGCGGTCGCCGCCACGCTCTGGCCGGAGCTGGTCCCGGCGCCCGCCGTCGTGCCGTTTGCGGCCGGGCCGGATCCCGCCGGGCCGGGCGCGGGCCGGTTGCGGCCCGCCGCGCCACAGGTCGCACCCGACCCGGTACGCCGCTGA
- a CDS encoding stage II sporulation protein M — translation MDLDAYVAEHNAEWRRLEYLTGRRRLDAAEVDELVALYQRSATHLSALRARAPEPALVNRLSHLVLAARARVTGRPRFSWAAVGRFLVADLPAALYRSWPWWCGVATGFSLLTAFLIWFVAENPDTAAAFVGDEAARELVDSGFAGYYTEFAAPTFAFHLWTHNAWLAAQCLAAGVLVVPVLWLLWQNALNIGVVGGVMVSYGRADVFFGLITPHGLLELTGIYVAAGVGLRTAWAWIAPPADLGRGRAVAEAGRLAVVVAAGLVGLFAVSALVEAFVTPAPLPVALRVAAGAAVWLAFLAYALVLGRRAVRAGRGT, via the coding sequence GTGGATCTCGACGCGTACGTGGCCGAGCACAACGCCGAATGGCGGCGGCTGGAGTACCTGACCGGGCGGCGTCGTCTCGACGCGGCCGAGGTCGACGAGCTGGTGGCGCTCTACCAGCGCAGTGCCACGCACCTGTCCGCGTTGCGTGCCCGGGCGCCCGAGCCGGCGCTGGTGAACCGGCTGTCCCACCTGGTCCTCGCGGCCCGGGCCCGGGTCACCGGCCGTCCGCGGTTCTCCTGGGCGGCGGTGGGCCGGTTCCTGGTGGCCGACCTGCCCGCCGCCCTCTACCGGTCCTGGCCGTGGTGGTGCGGCGTGGCCACCGGGTTCAGCCTGCTCACCGCGTTCCTCATCTGGTTCGTCGCCGAAAACCCGGACACCGCCGCCGCGTTCGTCGGTGACGAGGCCGCCCGGGAACTCGTCGACTCCGGTTTCGCCGGCTACTACACCGAGTTCGCCGCGCCCACCTTCGCGTTCCACCTGTGGACGCACAACGCCTGGCTGGCCGCCCAGTGCCTGGCCGCCGGGGTGCTCGTGGTGCCGGTGCTCTGGCTGCTGTGGCAGAACGCGCTGAACATCGGCGTGGTCGGCGGCGTGATGGTCTCCTACGGCCGTGCGGACGTCTTCTTCGGCCTGATCACGCCGCACGGCCTGCTGGAGCTGACCGGGATCTACGTCGCCGCCGGGGTCGGACTGCGTACCGCCTGGGCCTGGATCGCCCCGCCCGCGGACCTCGGGCGAGGCCGGGCGGTCGCCGAGGCGGGACGGCTCGCCGTCGTGGTGGCGGCCGGTCTGGTCGGCCTGTTCGCGGTCTCCGCGCTGGTCGAGGCGTTCGTCACCCCGGCGCCGCTGCCGGTCGCGCTCCGGGTGGCGGCCGGCGCCGCGGTGTGGCTGGCCTTCCTCGCGTACGCGCTGGTGCTCGGCCGGCGCGCGGTCAGAGCTGGCCGAGGGACTTGA
- a CDS encoding DUF58 domain-containing protein: protein MTWRAGLLLGVGALTLPFWPAPFVGVAVLTVVVLLLVALDRAMAAPPHALTVTRSGDRTVRLGGTATVTLRLTNPTHHTLYAQVRDAWVPSAGARPDVPPGRLLTVAPGGSATLPVRLTPTRRGDRPAVALTVRSFGPMRLGARQRAGQPATPPWTLRVLPRFDSRRHLPEKLARLRVIDGVQVTRGRGHGTEFDTLREYAVGDDVRSIDWRGSARRADILVRTWRPERDRRLVCVLDTGRTSAVRLGDEPRLDTAIDAALLLTALAARAGDRVDLLAADTEIRARVTGSGRPALLARLVEAVAPLEPTLAETDFELIAGEVLRRERQRSLVVLFTALEAGAIGEGLLPVLPRLATRHRVVLAAGSDPVLTGLATATPAGPDDPYTAASAWRALAERDRVRAALSRYGVTVVDVPAHRLAPAVADTYLRLKSLGQL from the coding sequence ATGACCTGGCGGGCGGGTCTGCTGCTCGGCGTGGGCGCGCTGACGCTGCCGTTCTGGCCGGCGCCGTTCGTCGGGGTGGCCGTGCTGACCGTCGTGGTGCTGCTGCTGGTGGCGCTCGACCGGGCGATGGCCGCCCCGCCGCACGCGCTCACCGTGACCCGCTCCGGCGACCGGACGGTGCGGCTCGGCGGCACCGCCACCGTCACGCTGCGCCTGACCAACCCCACCCACCACACGCTGTACGCACAGGTGCGCGACGCCTGGGTGCCGTCGGCCGGGGCGCGCCCGGACGTGCCGCCGGGGCGCCTGCTCACCGTGGCGCCCGGCGGCAGCGCCACGCTGCCGGTCCGGCTCACCCCGACCCGGCGCGGCGACCGGCCAGCGGTGGCGCTGACCGTACGCTCGTTCGGGCCGATGCGCCTGGGTGCCCGGCAGCGCGCCGGGCAGCCCGCCACACCGCCGTGGACGCTGCGGGTGCTGCCCCGGTTCGACTCCCGCCGGCACCTGCCGGAGAAGCTGGCCCGGCTGCGGGTCATCGACGGCGTGCAGGTGACCCGAGGGCGCGGCCACGGCACCGAGTTCGACACCCTGCGCGAGTACGCGGTGGGCGACGACGTCCGTTCGATCGACTGGCGGGGCAGCGCCCGCCGCGCCGACATCCTGGTCCGCACCTGGCGCCCGGAACGGGACCGGCGCCTGGTCTGCGTGCTGGACACCGGCCGCACCTCGGCGGTCCGGCTGGGCGACGAGCCCCGGCTGGACACCGCGATCGACGCGGCGCTGCTGCTCACCGCGCTCGCGGCCCGCGCCGGTGACCGGGTGGACCTGCTGGCGGCGGACACCGAGATCCGGGCCCGGGTGACCGGCAGCGGCCGTCCGGCCCTGCTCGCCCGGCTGGTCGAGGCGGTGGCGCCACTGGAGCCGACGCTTGCCGAGACCGACTTCGAGCTGATCGCCGGCGAGGTGCTGCGCCGGGAGCGGCAGCGCAGCCTGGTGGTGCTGTTCACGGCGCTGGAGGCGGGCGCGATCGGCGAAGGACTGCTGCCGGTGCTGCCCCGGCTGGCGACCCGGCACCGGGTGGTGCTGGCCGCCGGCAGCGACCCGGTGCTGACCGGGCTCGCCACTGCCACCCCGGCCGGCCCGGACGACCCGTACACGGCCGCGTCGGCGTGGCGGGCGCTGGCCGAACGGGACCGGGTACGCGCAGCGCTGTCCCGCTACGGGGTGACAGTGGTGGACGTGCCGGCGCACCGGCTCGCGCCGGCCGTCGCGGACACCTACCTGCGGCTCAAGTCCCTCGGCCAGCTCTGA
- a CDS encoding AAA family ATPase — translation MTGPVTTTAPSGARAALHRLRAEVAKAVVGQDAVVTGLVIALLCRGHVLLEGVPGVAKTLLVRTLAAALDLDAKRVQFTPDLMPGDVTGSLIFDQRTAAFTFREGPVFTNLLLADEINRTPPKTQSALLEVMEERQVSVEGERRPLPDPFIVAATQNPVEYEGTYALPEAQLDRFLLKLTVPLPEREEELGVLRAHHAGFDPRDLRAAGVRPVAGAADLAAARAEVQRVHVAEPVLGYIVDLCRGTRSAPALELGASPRGATALLNTAKAWSWLAGRDHVTPDDVKAVARPTLRHRLRPRPEAELEGVTVDAVLDSVLATVPTPR, via the coding sequence GTGACCGGACCTGTCACGACCACCGCCCCGTCCGGCGCCCGCGCCGCCCTGCACCGGCTGCGCGCCGAGGTGGCCAAGGCAGTCGTCGGGCAGGACGCAGTGGTCACCGGTCTGGTGATCGCGCTGCTCTGCCGGGGGCACGTGCTGCTGGAGGGCGTACCGGGGGTGGCCAAGACGCTGCTGGTGCGGACGCTGGCCGCCGCGCTCGACCTGGACGCCAAGCGGGTGCAGTTCACCCCCGACCTGATGCCCGGCGACGTCACCGGCTCGTTGATCTTCGACCAGCGCACCGCCGCGTTCACGTTCCGGGAGGGGCCGGTCTTCACCAACCTGCTCCTCGCCGACGAGATCAACCGCACCCCGCCCAAGACGCAGTCGGCGCTGCTGGAGGTGATGGAGGAGCGGCAGGTCTCCGTCGAGGGCGAGCGCCGCCCGCTGCCCGACCCGTTCATCGTCGCGGCCACCCAGAACCCGGTCGAGTACGAGGGCACCTACGCGCTGCCCGAGGCGCAGCTCGACCGCTTCCTGCTCAAGCTGACGGTGCCGCTGCCGGAGCGGGAGGAGGAGCTGGGCGTGCTCCGCGCGCACCACGCCGGCTTCGACCCGCGCGACCTGCGTGCCGCCGGCGTACGCCCGGTGGCCGGTGCGGCGGACCTGGCCGCCGCCCGGGCCGAGGTGCAGAGGGTGCACGTGGCCGAGCCGGTGCTCGGCTACATCGTGGACCTGTGCCGGGGCACCCGCTCCGCTCCGGCGCTGGAGCTGGGCGCGTCGCCCCGGGGCGCCACCGCGCTGCTGAACACCGCCAAGGCGTGGTCCTGGCTGGCCGGCCGGGACCACGTCACGCCGGACGACGTGAAGGCGGTGGCCCGGCCCACGCTGCGGCACCGGCTGCGGCCGCGTCCGGAGGCGGAGCTGGAGGGCGTGACGGTGGACGCGGTGCTGGACTCGGTGCTGGCCACCGTGCCGACGCCGCGATGA
- a CDS encoding DUF4350 domain-containing protein has product MTATTVTSADTATAAAPRRRRHRLLVPLGLAVLLIVTTLVLHAVDRPDPDEPGFLSPVATDDDGGSRLAEALRAQGVSLRRETTFDGMLQTAGIAPSTVFLPAPGLVHPDLVDRLTALPPGSRLVLVEPSPRVLAELDTPVGAATRRWAARAVPPDADGTPCPLPEAVRAGAAAIDLQRYAGPSEVDHCYGGALLRAPGRVEVVLAGASDPFRNDRIGEWGNEVLATGLLGGNRPLVWLDLPEPVPAPTRPSWSAEPFTEQPAPGGSGRSERPDPPDRADPPWENPLWGAFPQWFWALLAQLALAGLLVVLWRARRLGPPVSEPLPVTVRSAETVRGRARLYRRAGARDTVAETLRGAALDRLLPRLNLPPDTPDDEVAAVVAARAGADPERVAELLYGPAPEKDRELLELARELDALTRTLAPHPSEGDTR; this is encoded by the coding sequence ATGACCGCCACCACCGTGACCTCGGCGGACACGGCCACCGCGGCGGCGCCGCGCCGTCGGCGGCACCGGCTGCTCGTCCCGCTCGGGCTGGCCGTGCTGCTGATCGTGACCACGCTCGTGCTGCACGCCGTCGACCGGCCCGATCCGGACGAGCCCGGCTTCCTCTCCCCGGTCGCCACCGACGACGACGGCGGCAGCCGGCTCGCCGAGGCGCTGCGCGCGCAGGGCGTGTCGCTGCGCCGGGAGACGACGTTCGACGGGATGTTGCAAACCGCCGGCATCGCGCCCAGCACCGTCTTCCTGCCCGCGCCCGGACTGGTGCACCCGGACCTTGTCGACCGGCTGACCGCCCTGCCCCCGGGCAGTCGGCTGGTGTTGGTCGAGCCCTCCCCGCGGGTGCTCGCCGAACTGGACACGCCGGTCGGGGCGGCCACCCGGCGCTGGGCCGCGCGGGCCGTGCCGCCGGACGCGGACGGCACGCCGTGCCCGCTGCCCGAGGCGGTCCGGGCCGGCGCCGCCGCGATCGACCTGCAGCGCTACGCCGGGCCGTCCGAGGTCGACCACTGCTACGGCGGCGCGCTGCTGCGCGCCCCCGGCCGGGTCGAGGTGGTGCTGGCCGGTGCCAGCGACCCGTTCCGCAACGACCGGATCGGCGAGTGGGGAAACGAAGTCCTCGCCACCGGTCTGCTCGGCGGGAACCGCCCGCTCGTCTGGCTCGACCTGCCCGAGCCGGTACCGGCCCCGACCCGCCCGAGCTGGTCCGCGGAGCCCTTCACCGAGCAGCCCGCCCCGGGCGGCAGCGGCCGGTCGGAACGGCCCGATCCGCCCGACCGCGCCGACCCGCCGTGGGAGAACCCGCTCTGGGGCGCGTTCCCGCAGTGGTTCTGGGCCCTCCTGGCGCAGCTCGCCCTGGCCGGGCTGCTCGTCGTGCTCTGGCGGGCCCGCCGGCTCGGGCCACCGGTGTCGGAGCCGCTGCCGGTGACCGTGCGGTCCGCCGAGACGGTACGCGGCCGGGCGCGGCTCTACCGCCGGGCGGGCGCCCGGGACACGGTTGCCGAGACGCTGCGCGGCGCCGCGCTGGACCGGCTGCTGCCGCGGCTCAACCTGCCCCCGGACACGCCCGACGACGAGGTGGCCGCCGTGGTCGCCGCGCGCGCCGGCGCCGACCCGGAACGGGTGGCCGAGCTGCTCTACGGCCCCGCCCCGGAGAAGGACCGCGAGCTGCTGGAGCTGGCCCGCGAACTGGACGCCCTGACCCGTACCCTGGCCCCGCATCCGAGCGAAGGAGACACCCGGTGA
- a CDS encoding DUF4129 domain-containing protein produces the protein MSRWWTETVAALGDLLPLPLAALILLAVALLAALAWYFFPAWVPRRLPRFTLPRLRLPRLPRLRLPRLRRPARRRRSDPPPVRVPAPRTPDAVPADAPGLADRLAAEGRYAEAVRERLREMVRLLVVRHVVEPRPGLTVVELTEAAARARPQVRPTLHTAGAIFSDLWYAQRPATAAHDHRMRELAADLRRELTGEEPR, from the coding sequence GTGAGCCGGTGGTGGACCGAGACGGTGGCGGCCCTCGGTGACCTGCTGCCGCTGCCGCTGGCCGCGCTGATTCTGCTGGCGGTCGCGCTGCTCGCCGCCCTGGCCTGGTACTTCTTCCCGGCCTGGGTGCCCCGGCGGCTGCCCCGGTTCACGCTGCCCCGGCTGCGCCTGCCACGCCTGCCGCGGCTGCGGCTGCCCCGCCTGCGCCGGCCGGCGCGCCGCCGCCGCTCCGACCCGCCGCCGGTACGGGTGCCCGCGCCCCGGACCCCGGACGCCGTCCCGGCCGACGCGCCCGGGCTGGCCGATCGGCTCGCGGCCGAGGGCCGGTACGCCGAGGCGGTCCGGGAACGGCTGCGCGAGATGGTCCGGCTCCTGGTCGTGCGGCACGTCGTGGAGCCCCGCCCCGGGCTCACAGTCGTCGAGCTGACCGAGGCGGCGGCCCGCGCCCGGCCGCAGGTGCGGCCGACGCTGCACACCGCCGGGGCGATCTTCTCCGACCTCTGGTACGCCCAGCGCCCCGCCACCGCCGCACACGACCATCGGATGCGCGAACTCGCCGCCGACCTGCGTCGCGAGCTGACCGGGGAGGAGCCGCGATGA
- the mtrA gene encoding MtrAB system response regulator MtrA, producing MRARVLVVDDDPALAEMLGIVLRSEGFVPSFVADGERALAAFRDNRPDIVLLDLMLPGMSGIDVARAIRGESGVPIVMLTAKSDTVDVVLGLESGADDYVVKPFKPKELVARMRARLRRGEDVAPEMLTIGPPGNQITIDVPAHTVSRDGDEVKLTPLEFDLLVALARKPRQVFTREVLLEQVWGYRHAADTRLVNVHVQRLRAKIEPDPERPEIILTVRGVGYKAGTG from the coding sequence ATGAGAGCCCGGGTACTCGTGGTCGACGACGACCCCGCCCTCGCCGAGATGCTCGGCATCGTGCTGCGCAGCGAGGGCTTCGTGCCGTCCTTCGTCGCGGACGGCGAACGGGCGTTGGCTGCCTTCCGCGACAACCGACCCGACATCGTCCTGCTCGACCTGATGCTCCCCGGCATGAGCGGCATCGACGTGGCCCGCGCCATCCGGGGCGAGTCCGGCGTGCCGATCGTGATGCTGACCGCCAAGAGCGACACCGTTGACGTGGTGCTCGGCCTGGAGTCCGGGGCCGACGACTACGTGGTCAAGCCGTTCAAGCCCAAGGAGCTGGTGGCCCGGATGCGGGCCCGGTTGCGCCGGGGCGAGGACGTGGCCCCGGAGATGCTGACGATCGGGCCGCCCGGCAACCAGATCACCATCGACGTGCCGGCCCACACGGTCAGTCGCGACGGCGACGAGGTGAAGCTGACACCCCTGGAGTTCGACCTGCTGGTCGCGCTCGCCCGCAAGCCGCGCCAGGTCTTCACCCGCGAGGTGCTGCTGGAGCAGGTCTGGGGCTACCGCCACGCCGCCGACACCCGCCTGGTGAACGTGCACGTGCAGCGGCTGCGCGCCAAGATCGAGCCGGATCCGGAGCGACCCGAAATCATCCTGACCGTGCGGGGCGTGGGTTACAAGGCGGGTACCGGATAG